The nucleotide sequence CCGAAACGATCGACCGCGAAGCTTCTGGCCATCTCTGCGACGTAGGGCGCCTCGACTTCCGGGCGCGTGTAATGGCGTGCCGCGGTGATCGGTGCCTTGACGGCCTCGTCATAGGCCTGAGGCTCGATATAGCCCAGTTCCTTCATGCGCAGCAGGATCCAGTTGCGACGGATCAGGGCGCGCTGAGGGTTGGTGAGCGGGTTGAAGCTGGAGGGGGCCTTGGGCAGGCCTGCCAGCATGGCCTGCTCGGCCAGGGTCAGTTCATCGAGAGACTTGTCATAGTAGGTGCGTGCCGCAGCCGCGATCCCGTAGGCGCGATGGCCCAGGAAGATCTTGTTGACGTAGAGCTCGAGGATCTCCTGCTTGGAGAGGATCTGCTCCATCTGCAGTGACAGCAGGATTTCGCGAATCTTGCGCGTGAACGTCTGATCCAGCGTCAGCAGGTAGTTGCGCGCGACCTGCATGGTGATGGTGCTGCCGCCCGATTGGATGCTGCCGCTGGAAGCCAGCTGGACGGCGGCACGCGCGAGGCCCTTGGGGTCGATGCCCGGGTGCGAGAAGAAATTGCTGTCCTCGGCCGCGAGCAGGGCGTCCACAAACGTCTCGGGGATCTCGTCGAAGGTGACCGGGATGCGGCGCTGGTCACCGTATTCGCCGATCAGCTTGCCGTCACGGGTGTAGATGCGCAGCGGCGTCTGCAGCTTGGTATCCTGCAATTGATGAACATCGGGCAGGCCAGGTGCGAAATACAGGGAGGCGCCGACGATGGCCAGCAATCCCGCAGCACACAGTGACAGCAGCAGCCAGAACACTGGCGAAAGTAGTCGTCTCAATAGCTTCATGGGCAAGACAGGGTCCGTGGGTAATGAAAGGCGGGTGGCTGCGGGGGGATTGGCAATTCCATTGCTGGGGCATTATAAGTAGCGGGTCCAGATGCGGCCAGCGTTGAACCCTGTCTTGCGCGTCTGTTGTGTTATTCTGCGAAACATAATGTAACCTCTCAGCAGAAGAGGATGCCGCGGCGGTGCCGCACGGGAAGCGGCGGCCCGCCAGTCAGACGGGGTCGTCATCAGAGCAGGGGAATGCCAATTGCTGGGACTCAAATCCGCCGGCAAGGGACTGATTGGCGTCGATATCACATCGGCGACCGTCAAGCTCCTGGAGCTGTCCAGACACGGAAATCGATACCAGATCGATAGCTACGCGGTGCGCCCCTTGAAGGAAGGCGCAGTCGTCGAGCGGCGCATCCGCGACATGGATGAAGTCGTGCTGGCGATCAAGCGCGCGGTCGAGCAGGCCCAGCCGCGCTCGCGACGAGCCGTCGTGGCGGTGCCGGCCAGTGCCGCCATCACCAAGACATTGAGTTTTCCGACCAATCTGGCCGATGACGAGATCGAGCAGCGCATCGCGCTCGAATCCGAGAAGCATTTTCCCTTCCCGCTCAATGACGTGGCGTTCGACTTCCAGCATCTGGGGGTCAATGCCCGCAATCCTGATCAGCAGGATCTGCTGCTGGTGGCCTGTCGCAGCCTGGATGTCGATCAGCTCACCTCCGCGCTCGAGCAGGCCGGCCTTGAGCCGTCAGCGGTCGATGTCGAGACCTTTTCGCTGGAGCGTGCCTTCGGTGAATTGCGCCACCAGCTCCCCCCTACCTACGACAATGAAGAGTGCGTCGCGGTCGTCGATATCGGTGCCACCATGACGGCTTTTCATGTCATCCAGAATGGTCGCATCGTCTACAGCCGGGATGCCGTGTTCGGGGGGCGTCAGCTGACCGACGAGATAATGAACCGTTTCGATCTTTCCAATGACGAAGCGGGCCTGGCCAAGAAGCGTGGTGGTCTGCCGGACACCTATGACAGTGAAGTGCTGGATCCGTTCCGTGACACGCTCGTGCAGCAGATCGCGCGCTCCCTGCAGCTCTATTACACCGCCGGCAAGCGTCGTGAGGTCCAGCGCATTCTGCTGGGAGGAGGGACAGCCGCCATTCCCGGATTACGTGAGTCGCTGGCAGGGCACACCGGACTGGAAGTGATCATGGCCAATCCCTTCACGCACATGAGCGTCAACCCTCGAGTCGACATCCAGGCGCTGGCCGGTGATGCCCCTGCGATGTTGACGGCCTGCGGGCTTGCGATGAGGAAGCGCTCATGACCATCGAGATCAATCTGCTGTCGTGGCGTGAGGAGCGTCGCGAGAAACGCAGCAAGCGCTTCTTCGGCATCCTGGCGCTGGCCGCCGTGGTGGGGGTGGGAGCCGGGTTTGGCATGAGCGAGTATTACCAGAGCCAGCTCGAGGCGCAGAAGCAGCGGCATGCCTTCATCGAGAAGGAAATGGCGCGACTGAATCGCGATATCAAGGAAGTCGAGGATATCGAGAGTCGGCGTGATCAGATGCTGGCGCAGATCGAGCTGATTCGCAGTCTGCAGTTCTCGCGCCCGGAAACGGTACGTGTCTTCAATCAGCTCGTTGCGACGCTGGTCGAGGGTGCCTGGTACCAGAGCATCAGTCGCAGCGGACGTCAGATCAAGGCCAACGGCATCGCGGAGAATACGCGTCAGGTGTCCGGTCTGATGCGCACGCTTGCGGCATCGGATGTCTTCGGTACGCCGACACTGTCCGACGTACAGAGCAGCGACGATGATCGTCGCAGCTTCAATATCATGATTCCCGAGACACCGACGGCTGTCGCTTCCAGTGCTGCCGATACGAAGGCCGCCAGGCAGGGAGGTCGGAAATGAGTTTCCTCAATGCCGAAGTGCGTCGTCTCAAGTCGACGGACTTCCAGGATCTCGACCTCAAGGAGGCGGGTATCTGGCCCGTCACCTTGCAGGTGGTGTTGGTGCTGATCGTCTTTGGTGCCCTGTTCTGGGCGTCCCACTGGTTCCTTGCGGCGCCCAAGGCCGAGGATCTTGAGCGCCTGCAAGCCAAGGAGCGTCAGCTGCTGAGCCAGTTCGAGACCAAGGCCTTCAAGGCGGCCAATCTGCCCGTGATGCGTGAGCAGATGGCCGAGCTGGAGACGCGCATGGAACAGCTGCTCGAGATGCTCCCGACCGATGCCGAAGTGCCGGCTCTGCTCGATGACATCAGCGAGACGGCCATCAACAACCAGCTGGAGGTGGAATACATTCGCCTCAAGCCGGCCCAGAATCGCGATTTCTACGTCGAGCAGCCCTTCGATATCAAGGTGCGCGGCGATTACCACCGCATTGCCGCCTTCGTGTCTGGGGTCGCCGGGCTTTCGCGTATCGTGACGTTGCATGACTTCGTGCTGACACCGGTCTCGCAGGGTGAAGACCTGGAGTTGTCGCTGCTGGCCAAGACTTACAACTACCGCCAAGGCGCACCGTTGCCATCGGGAGGTAAATGATGAGTCTGACGACACGTCGCAAGCATGTCGTGCTGGGTGGTGCGATGTTGCTGACACTGCTGGCCGGTTGTGGTGACCCGCAGCTGCCTGCGCTGGAGAGCGAGCTCGAGTCGCTCAGAGGGCGGCCGACGGGGCAGGTCAAGGACCTGCCGCCTCAGCCCGAGTATCATCCCGTGACGTACGACATGGCGGATGCTCGCAGTCCTTTCCAGTCGCGACTGCCGGAGCCGGAGGAGGAGCTCGCCATGGTGGACAATGGCGTGCGGCCGGATCTGGATCGCCCCCGCGAGCCTCTTGAGGCCTGGCCGATGGAGCAGCTCAGCATGGTGGGGACCCTGGATGTGGACGGCAGT is from Cobetia marina and encodes:
- the pilM gene encoding type IV pilus assembly protein PilM, translated to MLGLKSAGKGLIGVDITSATVKLLELSRHGNRYQIDSYAVRPLKEGAVVERRIRDMDEVVLAIKRAVEQAQPRSRRAVVAVPASAAITKTLSFPTNLADDEIEQRIALESEKHFPFPLNDVAFDFQHLGVNARNPDQQDLLLVACRSLDVDQLTSALEQAGLEPSAVDVETFSLERAFGELRHQLPPTYDNEECVAVVDIGATMTAFHVIQNGRIVYSRDAVFGGRQLTDEIMNRFDLSNDEAGLAKKRGGLPDTYDSEVLDPFRDTLVQQIARSLQLYYTAGKRREVQRILLGGGTAAIPGLRESLAGHTGLEVIMANPFTHMSVNPRVDIQALAGDAPAMLTACGLAMRKRS
- a CDS encoding PilN domain-containing protein, which encodes MTIEINLLSWREERREKRSKRFFGILALAAVVGVGAGFGMSEYYQSQLEAQKQRHAFIEKEMARLNRDIKEVEDIESRRDQMLAQIELIRSLQFSRPETVRVFNQLVATLVEGAWYQSISRSGRQIKANGIAENTRQVSGLMRTLAASDVFGTPTLSDVQSSDDDRRSFNIMIPETPTAVASSAADTKAARQGGRK
- the pilO gene encoding type IV pilus inner membrane component PilO, whose amino-acid sequence is MSFLNAEVRRLKSTDFQDLDLKEAGIWPVTLQVVLVLIVFGALFWASHWFLAAPKAEDLERLQAKERQLLSQFETKAFKAANLPVMREQMAELETRMEQLLEMLPTDAEVPALLDDISETAINNQLEVEYIRLKPAQNRDFYVEQPFDIKVRGDYHRIAAFVSGVAGLSRIVTLHDFVLTPVSQGEDLELSLLAKTYNYRQGAPLPSGGK
- a CDS encoding pilus assembly protein PilP produces the protein MSLTTRRKHVVLGGAMLLTLLAGCGDPQLPALESELESLRGRPTGQVKDLPPQPEYHPVTYDMADARSPFQSRLPEPEEELAMVDNGVRPDLDRPREPLEAWPMEQLSMVGTLDVDGSRSALILTPEQEVQRVSVGGHMGSNFGRIIRIGDTQLDLVEIVPNGQGGWIERTRAMALTQPADASG